The nucleotide window GCGCGCGGTTGGTCGCGCAGGGGACAATACGGGGTTTCTCCTGCCCCGCCTTGCCATGACGACTGACCCTGCATCTGCCCCTGCTGCCCGCCCGGCCCGCTGCATCATGGTGCTGGGCACCACCAGCGGCGCCGGCAAGAGCTGGCTGGCCACGGCGCTGTGCCGCCATTACGCCCGCCAGGGGTTCAAGGTGGCGCCTTTCAAGGCGCAGAACATGAGCAACAACGCGCGCGTCGTCGCCGGGCCGCAGGGCGCCTGGGGCGAGATCGGCAGCGCCCAGTACTTCCAGGCCCTGGCCGCGCGCGCCGTGCCCGACGTGCGCATGAACCCGCTGCTGCTCAAGCCCGAGGCCGACACGCACAGCCAGGTGGTGCTGCTCGGGCAGGTGAGCGAGGAACTCTCCGCCATGCCCTGGCGCGGCCGCAGCCAGCGCGTGTGGCCGCAGATCGCGGCGGCCCTCGACGCCCTGCGCGCTGAGAACGACGTGGTGGTGATCGAGGGCGCGGGCTCGCCCGCCGAGACCAACCTGCACGCCAGCGACGTGGTGAACATGCGCGTGGCGCGGCACGCGGGCGCGCGCTGCCTGCTCGTGACCGACATCGACCGGGGCGGCGCCTTCGCCCACCTGTACGGCACCTGGGCACTGCTGCCCGGGGACGAACGCGCGCTGATCCACGGCTTCGTGCTCAACAAGTTCCGCGGCGACGCCAGCCTGCTCGCGCCCGCGCCCGAGGATCTGCGGCGCCGCACGGGCATTCCCACCGTGGCCACCATTCCCATGCAGTGGCACCACGGCCTGCCCGAGGAGGACGGCGTGTTCGACATGGCCCCGGTGGGCGCGCATGCCCGCGGCGCCGTGCACACCACGGTGGCCGTAGTGGCCTACCCGCGCATCAGCAACCTGGACGAGTTCCAGCCGCTCAAGAACGTGCCCGGCGTGCGCCTGGTGTGGGCGCGCAGCCCGGCCGGGCTGGCCGGGGCCGACTGGGTCGTGCTGCCCGGCTCCAAGGCCACGGCGGCCGACCTGGCCTGGCTGCGCGCGCGGGGGCTGGATGGCGCCATTGCCGCCCATGCCGCGCGCGGCGGCCGGGTGCTGGGCGTGTGCGGCGGGCTGCAGATGCTGGGCGAGGCGCTGGTCGATACCGAGGGCATCGACGGCAATGCGCCGGGCCTGGGCCTGCTGCCGCTGGTCACGGCCTTTGCGCGCGGCAAGACGGTGCAGACCACGCGCGCGCGCTTCGGCGCGCTGCCCGGCGCCTGGGGCGCGCTGGCGGGCGTGGCGGTGGCGGGCTATGAAATCCACCACGGCCAGACGGCGCAGCACCCGGCCATGGCCGCCAAGGGCGACGTGGCGCGCGAGGTGATCCCGGGCCTGGCCTGGAGCAACCCGGCGGGCAACGTGCTGGGCCTGTACCTGCATGGCCTGTTCGAGGACGCCGCCGTGCTGCGCGCGCTGTTTGGCGCCGAGGCGCCCACGCTCGACGGCGTGTTCGACGGGCTGGCCGATGCCCTGGGCACCAGCTTCGCCCCCGGCGTGCTGGATGCCCTGGTTCAATGACGCACGCAGTGAAACACCACCGTGGTGTAGGGAAAGCGCACCGTCTCGCGCCCGCGCAGCGCGGGGTGGGTGGCCACCAGGTCTTCGATGCGCGCGCGCACCTGGGCGCGTGCCGCATCGGGCAGCGCGGCGATGAAGCTCACCGACAGGAAGCGGTCCACGATCACCTGCGCGGGCGGCCCCACGTGCTCGTGGGGCAGGTGCGTTTCCACCAGCGGGCCGAAGCCCGGATGGGGAAAGCACGTGCGCCAGTCGCCCCGGTGAAAGCGCGGCGCATCGCCCTCGTACGGGGCGATGATGGCCGTGAGCGCGGCCACCCAGTCCACCGATTCGTCGCGCACGTTCCACACCAGGCCCAACCGCCCGCCGGGGCGCAGCACGCGCTGGAATTCGTCCAGGGCCTCGGGCCGCGCGAACCAGTGGAAGGCCTGGGCGCAGAGCACCGCGTCGGCCTGGCCGCCGGGCAGGGGCAGGGCCTGGGCCGTGCCCGCCACGGCGCGCACGCCGGGCAGGTGCTGCGCCTCGATCCCGGCGCGCATGGCGTCCACCGGCTCCACGGCCACCACGCTGGCGCCCGTGGCCGCGAGCCGCGCGGTGAATTTGCCGGTGCCGGCCCCTACGTCGATTGCCTGGCGCCCCGGGCCCAGGCCCATCGTGTCCGTCAGCCAGCCTGCCAGCGCCACCGGATAGTCCGGCCGGCCGCGCGCGTAGGCCTGGGCTTCCTTTGCAAACCCCTGCCGTGCCGCCTCGTGCACGGCGTTCTCTGTTCCTGCCACCATGACCACACCTTTCGTGATTCCCCGCATTGAGGACCTGCATGATGCCGCGCTGGCCGAGCGCCTGCAGCGCGCCATCGACGACAAGACCAAACCCCTCGGCGCCCTGGGCCGCCTGGAGGCGCTGATGCTGCGCCTGGGGCTCATCCTGGGCACCGAGGCGCCCGCCCTGCAGGCGCCGCAGATGCTGGTGTGCGCGGGCGACCATGGCCTGGCCGCGCGCGGCGTGTCGGCCTATCCGAGCGACGTGACGTGGCAGATGGTGGAGAACTTCCTGGCTGGCGGCGCGGCCGTGAGCGTGCTGGCGCGCCAGCATGGCGTGCAGCTCTCGGTGGCCGACTGCGGCGTGGCGCGCGCCATTCCGGCGCGCGAGGCCGCGCCCGGCGCGCCGCGCCTGCTGCAGTGCCGCGTGGCGGCGGGCACGCGCGATGCCAGCCAGGGCCCGGCCATGGACGCCGCGCAGTGCGCGCAGGCCCTGGCCCAGGGCATGGCGATCGTGCGCGGCATGCCGGGCAATGCGCTGCTGCTGGGCGAGATGGGCATCGGCAACACCTCGGTGGCCTCGCTGCTGCTGGCGCGCCTGGGGGGCGTGCCGCTGGCGGAATGCGTGGGGGCCGGCACCGGGCTCGACGCCGCCGGCATCGCGCGCAAGCAGGCCGTGCTGCAGCAGGCGCTGGAGGCCAACGCGCAGGCGCGCGAGCCGCTGGACGCCCTGGCGGCCCTGGGCGGCTTCGAGGTGGCCACCCTGGCCGGGGCGGTGCTGCAGGCCGCTGCCGAGCGCCGCGTGATCGTGGTGGACGGCTTCATCACCTGCGCCGCCGTGCTGGTGGCCAGCCGCCTGCAGCCGCACGTGCTGCAGCGCTGCGTGTTCTCGCACCGCTCGGGCGAACGTGGGCATGGCGCCATGCTGGGGGTGCTGCGCGCCGAGCCGCTGCTGGACCTGGGGCTGCGCCTGGGCGAGGGCTCGGGCGCCGCGCTGGCCTGGCCGCTGCTGGAGTCGGCCTGCCGCGTGTTGTGCGAGATGGCGAGCTTCGCCAGCGCGGGCGTGTCGCAGCAATCCGCTTGAAATGAAACACCCCCCTGAGCGGCTGCGCCGCTTCCCCCCGCTCTCGCATGGCTGCGCCATGCGGGCAGGGGAACGCCGCCAGCGCGGCGGGGCGGCCCTTGCTCGGCTGCCCTCGCTTGGGCCGCGCGGTTTCATCGGCTGCGGGTGGCGCGCAACGCCATGGATAACCGAAGTGGCGGTGACTGCCGCCTAGCCGATGCAGGTCTGGTTGCGTCCCTGCGCCTTGGCCTGGTAGAGCGCCTGGTCGGCGCGCGCCAGCATGGCGTCGAGCGTGTCGTCGGGGCCGCGCCATGGCGTCAGGCCGATGCTCAGCTGGCAGTCCAGCCGGTGCCCCACGGCCAGTGCCGCGTGGATGCGCTGGGCCACCAGGCGCGCCTCCTGCACGCCGGTTTCGGGCAGCAGCAGCATGAATTCCTCGCCGCCGTAGCGCCCGAGCCGGTCGGCGCGGCGCAGCACGGCCTGGGTGGTGCTGGCGAAGTGCGTCAGCACGGCGTCGCCATGCTGGTGGCCGTGGGTGTCGTTGAGGCGCTTGAAATGGTCCAGGTCGAGCATCATGAGGCAGGGTCCGCGCCCGGTGCGCTGGCTGCGCGCCAGCTCGTCCTCGCAGCGCTCCAGCAGCGCGCGGCGGTTGAAGACCTGGGTCAGCGGGTCGTGCGTGGCCAGGTGCTCCAGCTCGGTCACCAGGCGGTCGGTGGCCATGAGCACGGCGCCGATCGACAGCATTAGCACCGTGAGCACGTAGGCGCCGATGTACAGCGTCTGCAGCAGCGTCTGCTCCATGAGGTGCGTGCCCGCCATGCCGGCCAGGGCGGTGGCCAGCCGCACGGCCAGCACCGCCAGGTGGGCCGCCAGCACGAGCTGCACCATGCGCACGGGCAGGCGCTTGCCCCCGTGGCGCAGCAGGAAGTGCAGGTTGGCGGCGTAGATAGCGCTCACCAGCGTGGTGAACAGCACCAGCCGCATCGGAAAGTTCGGCTCCACGTAGGTGAACCACGCGAACCCCAGGGTCGAGGCCGCCAGGTACAGCCCCCAGGCGGGCCAGCGCGTGGGGTGGCCGATGAAGCGCTGGCAGCCAAGGTGGAACAGCACCGCGCCCAGCATGAGCACCGTGTTCGCTCCCACCACCGCCAGCAGGTCGGGCAGGCCGCCCTCGCGCCCGCTGTAGAGCACCGAGGCCACCAGCCAGGCCGCGGGTGCGGCTGCCCAGTAGCCTAGGCCGCGGATGCCGGGCGGGTAGTGGCGCCGCATGAAGGCCAGCACGACGGCCATCAGCGTCGCCATCACGCCTGCCATGGCGATGAGTGAGCGGGGGTCCAGGGCAAGCATCGGGGGCGGGATCAGGGCGCGGGTGTTTTTGGGGTGTATTTACAATAAGTTACCACATTGCATTCCCAGCAGCGTGGCTTGCGGGCTTGGCAGACGTAGCGCCCCAGCAGGATCAGCCAGTGGTGCGCGTCCACCCGGTAGGCCTCGGGCACCCGCTGCAGCAGCTTCTTTTCCACCTCCAGCGGCGTCTTGCCCGGGGCCAGCCCGGTGCGGTTGCCAACGCGGAAGATGTGCGTGTCCACCGCCATGGTGGGCTGGCCGAACGCCACGTTGAGCACCACGTTGGCGGTCTTGCGGCCCACGCCGGGCAGGGCCTCCAGGGCCTCGCGGGTGCGCGGCACCTGGCCGCCGTACTGGTCCACCAGGATGCGGCAAGTCTGCAGCAGGTTGCGGGCCTTGGTGCGGTACAGGCCTATGGTTTTGATGTACTCCTCTAGGCGCTCCAGGCCCAGGTCCAGCAGCGCCTGGGGCGTATTGGCCACGGGGAACAGCCGGCGCGTGGCCTTGTTCACGCCCACGTCGGTGGCCTGGGCCGACAGCAGCACGGCCGCCAGCAGCTCGAAGACGCTGGTGTATTCGAGTTCGGTGACGGGGTGGGGGTTCGCCGCCTGCAGGGCGGCGAAGAACGGCTCGATGTGGTCGCGTTTCATGGGGCTCTCGTTGGGATTGCCGATTGTGGCCAAGTTCGCGCCCCACGGGCTGGCGGGCTCCTAAGGAGCCTCTGCACGCATCGGCGCGCCGTGTGCATCTGCGGACTCGGGCGGTCTGCGTCGTTGCAAATGCCCGCAATAGCTGCGGCTATTGCTGCGCTTCGCGCCTAGCAGCCCATCCCGATCCGCAGCGCACACTTGCCGCGCCGATGCGTGCAGAGGCTCCCTAACGCGGCAGCACCGGAACGGCCAGCAGGCAGGGGAAGGCGCCGGTGGCGGGGTCCACGGCAAAGTCCTGTTCGTAGATTTCCAGGCCGGGC belongs to Acidovorax sp. YS12 and includes:
- a CDS encoding cobyric acid synthase yields the protein MVLGTTSGAGKSWLATALCRHYARQGFKVAPFKAQNMSNNARVVAGPQGAWGEIGSAQYFQALAARAVPDVRMNPLLLKPEADTHSQVVLLGQVSEELSAMPWRGRSQRVWPQIAAALDALRAENDVVVIEGAGSPAETNLHASDVVNMRVARHAGARCLLVTDIDRGGAFAHLYGTWALLPGDERALIHGFVLNKFRGDASLLAPAPEDLRRRTGIPTVATIPMQWHHGLPEEDGVFDMAPVGAHARGAVHTTVAVVAYPRISNLDEFQPLKNVPGVRLVWARSPAGLAGADWVVLPGSKATAADLAWLRARGLDGAIAAHAARGGRVLGVCGGLQMLGEALVDTEGIDGNAPGLGLLPLVTAFARGKTVQTTRARFGALPGAWGALAGVAVAGYEIHHGQTAQHPAMAAKGDVAREVIPGLAWSNPAGNVLGLYLHGLFEDAAVLRALFGAEAPTLDGVFDGLADALGTSFAPGVLDALVQ
- a CDS encoding methyltransferase domain-containing protein, which codes for MVAGTENAVHEAARQGFAKEAQAYARGRPDYPVALAGWLTDTMGLGPGRQAIDVGAGTGKFTARLAATGASVVAVEPVDAMRAGIEAQHLPGVRAVAGTAQALPLPGGQADAVLCAQAFHWFARPEALDEFQRVLRPGGRLGLVWNVRDESVDWVAALTAIIAPYEGDAPRFHRGDWRTCFPHPGFGPLVETHLPHEHVGPPAQVIVDRFLSVSFIAALPDAARAQVRARIEDLVATHPALRGRETVRFPYTTVVFHCVRH
- the cobT gene encoding nicotinate-nucleotide--dimethylbenzimidazole phosphoribosyltransferase, producing MTTPFVIPRIEDLHDAALAERLQRAIDDKTKPLGALGRLEALMLRLGLILGTEAPALQAPQMLVCAGDHGLAARGVSAYPSDVTWQMVENFLAGGAAVSVLARQHGVQLSVADCGVARAIPAREAAPGAPRLLQCRVAAGTRDASQGPAMDAAQCAQALAQGMAIVRGMPGNALLLGEMGIGNTSVASLLLARLGGVPLAECVGAGTGLDAAGIARKQAVLQQALEANAQAREPLDALAALGGFEVATLAGAVLQAAAERRVIVVDGFITCAAVLVASRLQPHVLQRCVFSHRSGERGHGAMLGVLRAEPLLDLGLRLGEGSGAALAWPLLESACRVLCEMASFASAGVSQQSA
- a CDS encoding GGDEF domain-containing protein, giving the protein MLALDPRSLIAMAGVMATLMAVVLAFMRRHYPPGIRGLGYWAAAPAAWLVASVLYSGREGGLPDLLAVVGANTVLMLGAVLFHLGCQRFIGHPTRWPAWGLYLAASTLGFAWFTYVEPNFPMRLVLFTTLVSAIYAANLHFLLRHGGKRLPVRMVQLVLAAHLAVLAVRLATALAGMAGTHLMEQTLLQTLYIGAYVLTVLMLSIGAVLMATDRLVTELEHLATHDPLTQVFNRRALLERCEDELARSQRTGRGPCLMMLDLDHFKRLNDTHGHQHGDAVLTHFASTTQAVLRRADRLGRYGGEEFMLLLPETGVQEARLVAQRIHAALAVGHRLDCQLSIGLTPWRGPDDTLDAMLARADQALYQAKAQGRNQTCIG
- the nth gene encoding endonuclease III; translated protein: MKRDHIEPFFAALQAANPHPVTELEYTSVFELLAAVLLSAQATDVGVNKATRRLFPVANTPQALLDLGLERLEEYIKTIGLYRTKARNLLQTCRILVDQYGGQVPRTREALEALPGVGRKTANVVLNVAFGQPTMAVDTHIFRVGNRTGLAPGKTPLEVEKKLLQRVPEAYRVDAHHWLILLGRYVCQARKPRCWECNVVTYCKYTPKTPAP